The Symbiobacterium terraclitae region AAGGGCATGGTCGTCGTGGCCTCCATCGGCAACAGCGGCGAGTACGGCCTCTACTCCACCAGCGCGCCGGGCAACGGCTCGCAGGTGATCGGCGTCGCCTCCTTTGACAACAGCCACGCGACCCTGCGGATCTTCAGGGTGGACGGCGCCGGCGTCGGCTTCACCCCGGCGACGGCCTCGCCCCTGCCGCCCACCGCGGGGACGCTGCCCATCGCCAGCGCGGACGTCGGGGTGGGGGATGACCTGGCCTGCGTCCCGCTGCCGGCCGGCAGCCTGGAGGGCGCGGCAGCGCTGGTGCAGCGCGGCGGCTGCACCTTCTACGAGAAGGCGCTCCACGCCCAGAACGCCGGGGCGGCTGCCGTGATCCTCTACAACAACGTCGCCGGCCGCGTCAACCCGACGGTCGCCGGCGAGGAGCCCATCACCATCCCCGTGGTGGCCATCACCAACGAGGACGGGCTCATGATCCGGGACCTGCTGGAAAGCGGCGACGAGCTCCTGCTGGAGTGGACCGACGAGACCGGCTCGTTCGAGAGCCCGACCGGCGGCCTGATCTCCAGCTTCAGCTCCTACGGGCTCGCCCCCGACCTGTCGCTGAAGCCTGACCTCGGCGCACCGGGCGGCGGCATCTACTCCACCTACCCGCTGGAGGCGGGCGGCTACGCCACCATCGGCGGCACCTCGATGTCCGCGCCGCATGTGGCCGGCGCCGCAGCCCTGCTGCTGGAGGCGATGCCCAAGGCCAAGCCTGACGAGGTGCAAGCGCGGCTGATGAACACCGCCGACCCCAAGTACTGGTGGGGCGCTCCGGCTCTCGGGTTCCTGGACAGCGTCAACCGGCAGGGCGCGGGCATGCTCCAGATCGACAAGGCGATTCTCGCGGACGTCGTCGTGGAGACGCCGAAGCTCGCCCTCGGCGAGAGCACCGGCAAGGCGGTCTCCGAGACACTGACGATCCGCAACAACTCGGGCCGGCGCATCACCTATGCCCTGAGTCACGTGGAGGCCGTCTCCACCGGCGGCGACACCTACTCGCCCTCGTTCTTCATCGGCGACGACGTCGTCTCGTTCCAGAAGGATACGGTGACGCTCTCGCCGAGGGGCGTCACCAAGGTGAAGGTGAGCATCGCACCGGATCCGTCGCTGCCCGACGGCACCATCTACGGCGGTTACATCGTCCTGACGCCGGTGAACAACGACGGCCCGGTCCTGCGGGTGCCTTACGCCGGCTACAAGGGCGACTACCAGGAGAAGGAGGTCCTCACGCCCACGCCCTACGGGTTCCCGTGGCTGGCCCGGGCTGCGGACGGCAGCTACTACAAGGAGGGTGAAGGCGCGGTCTTCACCATGGCCGACGGCGATATCCCGTACGTGCTGTTCCACCTGGATCACCAGTCCAGCCACCTGCGGATCGGCGTGCGGCCGGCGGACGGCGGGGCGGTTACCTACTTCCTCGATCAGGAGTACATGAGCCGCAACTCCCAGCCCACCGGGTTCTTCGCCATCGGCTTCGACGGCATCGTGATGCAGGGCAAGAAGGAGCGCATCCTGCCGGACGGCGACTACGTCCTGCTCATCGAGGTGCTGAAGCCGCTGGGCAACGCCAAGAACAAGGACCACTGGGAGACCTGGACCTCGCCCGTCTTCACCATCGACCGGTCGGCGGAGTAGCTCCCGCCGAACGCGCAGCGGCGCCCGGCATCCCGGCCGGGCGCCGCCGCGCGTTGCACGGGCCCGTATCGGAGGGCCTGCGCCGTCGTCACAAATAAAAGGACCGCTCCACCGTGGGCGGCTTGCGCCGCCGGTGGTTGACGGACCTCCGCCGATCCATGGTACACTAGGGTTCAGTGAT contains the following coding sequences:
- a CDS encoding S8 family serine peptidase yields the protein MDRRRVITSALVGIMLLGAAFPAAARVEELYPDQPAPVYWTDEMVDETPHAWFVEFSGAPLAEGGSASAVKSERAQFRAEAARQNVKFQERFEYEELFNGISIAADASQVAALSRLPGVKAIYPVVEIARPEVEVPTDDIDLVTALAMTGADIVQSELGYTGKGIKVAVMDTGIDYHHPDLGGGFGKGYKVAYGYDFVGDDFNADPTHPGYNPVPVPDPDPDDCAIAGHGTHVAGIVGANGRIKGVAPDVTLGAYRVFGCEGSTTADVMLAAMERAYKDKMDILNMSIGSAFQWPGYPTAVAADRLVKKGMVVVASIGNSGEYGLYSTSAPGNGSQVIGVASFDNSHATLRIFRVDGAGVGFTPATASPLPPTAGTLPIASADVGVGDDLACVPLPAGSLEGAAALVQRGGCTFYEKALHAQNAGAAAVILYNNVAGRVNPTVAGEEPITIPVVAITNEDGLMIRDLLESGDELLLEWTDETGSFESPTGGLISSFSSYGLAPDLSLKPDLGAPGGGIYSTYPLEAGGYATIGGTSMSAPHVAGAAALLLEAMPKAKPDEVQARLMNTADPKYWWGAPALGFLDSVNRQGAGMLQIDKAILADVVVETPKLALGESTGKAVSETLTIRNNSGRRITYALSHVEAVSTGGDTYSPSFFIGDDVVSFQKDTVTLSPRGVTKVKVSIAPDPSLPDGTIYGGYIVLTPVNNDGPVLRVPYAGYKGDYQEKEVLTPTPYGFPWLARAADGSYYKEGEGAVFTMADGDIPYVLFHLDHQSSHLRIGVRPADGGAVTYFLDQEYMSRNSQPTGFFAIGFDGIVMQGKKERILPDGDYVLLIEVLKPLGNAKNKDHWETWTSPVFTIDRSAE